A genomic window from Gossypium hirsutum isolate 1008001.06 chromosome D12, Gossypium_hirsutum_v2.1, whole genome shotgun sequence includes:
- the LOC107941591 gene encoding protein DETOXIFICATION 41 has translation MGSAASEYQPLLLGLDSHSRIPDLSSVAVEEFLQHRPIALRWWPRLVAWESRLLWLLSGSSIVLSIFNYMLSFVTLMFTGHLGALELAGASIASVGIQGLAYGIMLGMASAVQTVCGQAYGAKQYSAMGIICQRAIILHLGAAVLLTFLYWFSGDVLQAIGQTESIAQQGQVFSRGLIPQIYAFAISCPMQRFLQAQNIVNPLAFMSIGVFLVHILLTWLVVNVLGCGLLGAALTLSLSWWFLVIINGLYIVLSPSCKETWSGLSFRAFTGIWPYFKLTVASAVMLCLEIWYNQGLVLISGLLSNPTIALDSISICMNYLNWDMQFMLGLSAAASVRVSNELGAGHPRVAKFSVFVVNGTSILISIVFSAIVLIFRVGLSKAFTSDSEVIEAVSDLTPLLAISVFLNGIQPILSGVAIGSGWQAIVAYVNLATYYIIGLPIGCVLGFKTSLGVAGIWWGMIIGVLLQTATLVVLTATTNWNKEVEKAADRLKKSANEETDLVRGAA, from the exons ATGGGTTCAGCAGCTTCTGAGTATCAACCATTGCTGCTGGGTCTCGACTCCCATTCTCGGATACCCGATTTGTCATCCGTTGCAGTCGAAGAGTTTTTGCAGCACAGACCGATTGCCCTTCGATGGTGGCCAAGGCTTGTAGCATGGGAGTCCAGGCTTCTTTGGCTTCTATCTGGTTCTTCTATTGTTCTTTCCATTTTCAATTACATGCTCAGCTTTGTTACCTTAATGTTCACTGGACATCTAGGTGCTTTAGAACTTGCCGGTGCTTCTATTGCTAGTGTTGGTATTCAAGGTCTTGCCTATGGGATTATg TTAGGCATGGCGAGTGCAGTACAAACAGTATGTGGACAGGCCTATGGGGCAAAGCAATATTCAGCAATGGGAATCATTTGCCAAAGAGCAATCATATTGCACTTAGGAGCTGCAGTTCTTTTAACATTTCTGTATTGGTTCTCTGGTGATGTTCTTCAAGCAATAGGTCAAACCGAAAGCATAGCTCAACAAGGTCAAGTCTTTTCTCGAGGTCTCATCCCTCAAATTTATGCATTCGCCATAAGCTGTCCCATGCAGAGGTTCTTACAAGCACAGAACATAGTGAACCCTTTGGCATTTATGTCGATTGGGGTATTTTTGGTGCACATTCTTCTCACCTGGCTTGTTGTCAATGTCTTGGGCTGTGGCCTACTTGGTGCTGCTCTTACTCTCAGCCTCTCTTGGTGGTTTCTTGTTATTATAAATGGACTTTATATTGTTCTTAGCCCTTCTTGCAAAGAGACTTGGAGTGGCTTATCCTTTAGAGCCTTCACTGGAATTTGGCCTTATTTCAAACTCACTGTAGCTTCTGCTGTTATGCTTTG TTTGGAGATTTGGTACAACCAAGGATTAGTGCTTATATCGGGACTCCTTTCTAATCCAACCATTGCATTGGACTCCATTTCAATTTG CATGAATTATTTGAACTGGGACATGCAATTTATGCTAGGCCTGAGTGCAGCTGCCAG TGTTCGAGTGAGTAATGAGCTAGGGGCAGGCCATCCAAGGGTAGCAAAATTTTCAGTGTTTGTAGTGAACGGGACAAGCATATTGATAAGTATTGTATTCAGTGCAATTGTTTTGATATTCCGAGTTGGATTGAGCAAAGCATTTACAAGTGATTCTGAGGTTATAGAAGCAGTTTCAGACTTGACTCCACTGCTTGCCATCTCTGTTTTCCTAAATGGCATTCAGCCTATACTCTCAG GTGTGGCAATAGGGAGTGGATGGCAAGCAATTGTGGCTTATGTAAACCTGGCAACATACTACATTATTGGTCTCCCAATTGGATGTGTTCTTGGCTTCAAAACTAGTTTAGGAGTAGCG GGAATTTGGTGGGGTATGATTATTGGTGTCCTCCTACAAACAGCAACTCTTGTTGTTCTCACTGCCACAACCAATTGGAACAAGGAG GTCGAAAAGGCAGCTGATCGGTTGAAGAAATCTGCAAATGAGGAGACAGATTTAGTGAGAGGAGCGGCATGA